In Leucobacter insecticola, one DNA window encodes the following:
- the carA gene encoding glutamine-hydrolyzing carbamoyl-phosphate synthase small subunit, with translation MTTNTSEVTVPPASAVPTGAAVLVLEDGSRFAGRAYGATGQSLGEVVFSTGMTGYQETLTDPSYAGQIVLMTAPHIGNTGVNDTDMESRKIWVAGFIVRDPARRVSNFRAERSLDEDLVADGVVGIHGIDTRAVTRRIRDAGAMRGGVFSGEALDLSEADQLQLVRSQPSMAGKNLSGEVTTPEAYRVPVADGVERVGTIAVLDLGIKRATVQYLAEHGFDVAVLPATSTAEDIRATKPDALFYSNGPGDPAASDAQVALLQEMLREGIPYFGICFGNQLLGRALGFDTYKLPFGHRGINQPVLDKRTGRVEITAQNHGFAVDVPIEGESQSPAGFGRVQVSHYSLNDQVVEGLECLDIPAFSVQYHPEAAAGPHDAFYLFDRFRELVANRSANSTGAHAQEA, from the coding sequence GTGACCACGAATACGAGCGAAGTGACGGTGCCCCCGGCATCTGCCGTACCCACCGGCGCCGCGGTACTGGTCCTTGAAGATGGCAGCCGTTTCGCCGGTCGCGCATACGGGGCGACCGGCCAGAGCCTCGGCGAGGTGGTGTTTTCGACCGGGATGACCGGCTATCAAGAGACCCTCACCGATCCGTCCTATGCCGGCCAGATCGTGCTGATGACCGCGCCGCACATCGGGAACACGGGCGTCAACGATACCGACATGGAGTCGCGCAAGATCTGGGTTGCCGGGTTCATCGTGCGGGATCCCGCTCGCCGCGTATCGAACTTCCGTGCCGAGCGTTCGCTCGACGAGGATCTGGTGGCTGACGGTGTCGTCGGTATCCACGGGATTGACACGCGGGCGGTGACCCGCCGGATCCGCGACGCTGGCGCCATGCGGGGCGGGGTGTTCTCCGGGGAAGCGCTTGATCTTTCAGAGGCGGATCAGCTGCAGCTCGTTCGCTCGCAGCCCAGTATGGCGGGTAAGAACCTCTCCGGCGAGGTCACCACTCCCGAGGCCTACCGCGTGCCCGTCGCAGACGGTGTCGAGCGCGTCGGCACGATTGCGGTGCTCGACCTCGGCATCAAGCGGGCGACGGTGCAGTACCTCGCGGAACACGGCTTCGATGTTGCGGTTCTCCCCGCAACCAGCACGGCCGAGGACATTCGGGCAACCAAACCGGATGCGCTTTTCTACTCGAACGGTCCCGGCGATCCGGCGGCCTCTGATGCGCAGGTGGCGCTGCTGCAGGAGATGCTGCGCGAGGGGATTCCGTACTTCGGGATCTGCTTTGGAAACCAGCTGCTCGGGCGTGCGCTCGGCTTCGACACCTACAAGCTGCCGTTCGGGCACCGCGGCATCAACCAGCCGGTGCTCGACAAGCGCACCGGGCGGGTCGAGATCACCGCGCAGAACCACGGCTTTGCCGTGGACGTGCCCATCGAGGGCGAATCGCAGTCACCGGCCGGGTTCGGCCGTGTGCAGGTCAGCCACTACAGCCTGAACGATCAGGTGGTTGAGGGGCTTGAATGCCTCGATATTCCCGCATTCTCCGTGCAGTATCACCCCGAGGCCGCGGCAGGCCCGCACGATGCCTTTTACCTTTTCGACAGATTCCGCGAGCTGGTTGCGAACCGCTCCGCCAATTCGACCGGCGCTCACGCCCAGGAGGCCTAA
- a CDS encoding aspartate carbamoyltransferase catalytic subunit, protein MRHLLDTKTLSKDDAILILDTAEDMSATQQREVKKLPTLRGKTVVNLFYEDSTRTRISFEAAAKRLSADVINFSAKGSSVSKGESLKDTAQTLQALGADGVVIRHPASGAPAMLASSGWIDAGVLNAGDGTHEHPTQALLDAFTMRRRLFGDDSRGRDLDGTSVVIVGDIAHSRVARSNLWLLTTLGAAVSFVAPETLLPYGARTWPVTVHHSLDDAIRREQPDVVMMLRIQSERMHAAFFPNEREYARNWGFNDARAAGLADRTIIMHPGPMNRGLEISSGAADSARSTVLEQVTNGVSVRMAALYLLLSGERGDTA, encoded by the coding sequence ATGAGGCACCTGCTCGACACGAAGACGCTCTCAAAAGACGACGCGATCCTGATCCTCGATACCGCCGAAGACATGTCGGCGACGCAGCAGCGCGAAGTGAAGAAACTCCCAACGCTGCGCGGCAAGACCGTCGTCAATCTGTTCTACGAGGATTCGACGCGCACCCGCATTTCCTTCGAGGCCGCGGCAAAACGCCTGTCTGCCGACGTCATCAACTTCAGCGCCAAGGGATCCTCGGTCTCGAAGGGCGAGTCGTTGAAAGACACCGCGCAGACACTGCAGGCCCTCGGCGCGGACGGGGTGGTGATCCGGCATCCGGCATCCGGTGCGCCCGCAATGCTGGCCTCAAGCGGCTGGATCGACGCGGGCGTATTGAACGCAGGCGACGGCACGCACGAACACCCCACGCAGGCCCTGCTCGACGCCTTCACAATGCGCCGCCGCCTCTTCGGGGACGACAGCCGCGGCCGCGACCTCGATGGCACCTCAGTGGTGATCGTCGGCGATATCGCGCACTCGCGCGTCGCACGCTCAAATTTGTGGCTGTTGACCACTCTCGGCGCGGCGGTCAGCTTCGTCGCCCCCGAGACCCTGCTGCCCTATGGAGCTCGCACCTGGCCGGTCACGGTGCACCACTCGCTCGACGATGCAATCCGGCGCGAACAGCCTGACGTGGTGATGATGCTCAGGATCCAATCCGAGCGCATGCACGCCGCGTTCTTCCCGAACGAGCGCGAGTATGCGCGCAACTGGGGCTTCAACGACGCCCGCGCGGCGGGGCTTGCGGATCGCACCATCATCATGCATCCCGGGCCGATGAATCGTGGCCTCGAGATTTCTTCGGGCGCCGCCGATTCGGCGCGTTCAACGGTGCTCGAGCAAGTCACGAACGGCGTATCCGTGCGCATGGCCGCCCTGTACCTACTGCTTTCCGGCGAACGAGGAGACACCGCATGA
- the pyrR gene encoding bifunctional pyr operon transcriptional regulator/uracil phosphoribosyltransferase PyrR encodes MTETRTVLESAEISRALTRISHEIIEANKGVDGLVLIGIPTRGSLLAQRIADTISRIEGIEVPVGSLDVTLYRDDLARQPTRAPLPTEMPVTGIDGATVVLVDDVLYSGRTVRAALDALGDHGRPTSVRLAALIDRGHRELPIRADYIGKNLPSAKHERISVRLQELDGEDAVTIS; translated from the coding sequence ATGACGGAAACGCGAACGGTGCTCGAAAGCGCCGAGATTTCGCGGGCACTGACCCGAATCTCGCACGAAATCATCGAGGCCAATAAGGGCGTCGACGGCCTGGTCCTCATCGGCATCCCGACGCGGGGAAGCCTTCTCGCGCAGCGCATTGCCGACACCATCTCCCGCATCGAGGGCATTGAGGTGCCCGTCGGCAGTCTCGACGTGACGCTGTACCGTGACGATCTCGCCCGGCAGCCAACGAGGGCCCCGTTGCCCACGGAGATGCCGGTCACCGGGATCGACGGCGCGACGGTCGTACTGGTAGATGACGTTCTTTACTCCGGCCGCACGGTGCGGGCCGCGCTCGACGCGCTGGGGGATCACGGCCGCCCCACTTCCGTGCGGCTCGCCGCGCTCATCGATCGCGGTCATCGTGAGCTGCCGATCCGCGCCGACTACATCGGCAAGAACCTGCCGAGTGCGAAGCACGAGCGCATCTCGGTGCGCCTCCAAGAACTCGACGGGGAAGACGCGGTGACGATTTCATGA
- the nusB gene encoding transcription antitermination factor NusB — protein MSARTKARKRALDMLFQADVRDVPIFDILHAESKRAATEPDRAASWMYAREIVDGVTDHREEIDELISSYALGWTLERMPNIDRALLRVAAWEILYNEEVPAAVAIDEAVELAKDYSTEDSSRFVNGVLGKIADHAKA, from the coding sequence GTGTCAGCACGAACGAAGGCCCGCAAGCGCGCGCTCGACATGCTGTTCCAGGCCGACGTGCGCGATGTTCCGATCTTCGACATCCTGCACGCCGAGTCGAAGCGTGCGGCGACGGAGCCGGATCGCGCGGCATCGTGGATGTATGCGCGCGAAATTGTCGACGGCGTGACGGATCATCGCGAAGAGATCGACGAGTTGATCTCCAGCTATGCGCTTGGGTGGACCTTGGAACGGATGCCGAACATCGACCGGGCGCTGCTGCGGGTCGCGGCTTGGGAGATCCTCTACAACGAGGAGGTGCCCGCAGCCGTCGCCATCGACGAGGCCGTGGAACTCGCGAAGGACTATTCCACAGAGGATTCAAGTCGTTTCGTCAACGGTGTTCTCGGCAAGATCGCGGATCACGCGAAGGCGTAG
- the efp gene encoding elongation factor P, with translation MATSNDIKNGTVIKEAGQLWSVVEFQHVKPGKGGAFVRTKQKNVVSGKIIDKTYNAGAKIETANVDRRDFQYLYQDGADFVFMDQTDYDQITVSAVVVGDASKYMLESQQVQIALHEGEPLYLEMPPSVVLEVTYTEPGLQGDRSTGGTKPATVETGAEIQVPLFLETGTKVKVDTRTGEYLGRVND, from the coding sequence ATGGCAACCTCAAACGATATTAAGAACGGCACTGTCATCAAGGAGGCGGGCCAGCTCTGGAGCGTCGTCGAGTTTCAGCACGTAAAGCCCGGCAAGGGTGGCGCCTTCGTGCGCACCAAGCAGAAGAACGTGGTCTCCGGCAAGATCATCGACAAGACCTACAACGCGGGCGCAAAGATCGAGACGGCAAACGTCGATCGCCGCGACTTCCAGTACCTCTACCAAGACGGCGCCGACTTCGTCTTCATGGATCAGACTGACTACGACCAGATCACGGTTTCCGCGGTCGTCGTGGGCGACGCGTCCAAGTACATGCTTGAGAGCCAGCAGGTGCAGATTGCCCTGCACGAGGGGGAGCCGCTCTACTTGGAGATGCCGCCGTCCGTCGTGCTCGAGGTGACCTACACCGAGCCCGGACTGCAGGGCGACCGCTCCACGGGTGGCACCAAGCCGGCGACCGTCGAGACCGGTGCCGAGATCCAGGTGCCGTTGTTCCTCGAAACCGGAACGAAGGTCAAGGTTGACACCCGCACGGGTGAATACCTCGGCCGCGTCAACGACTAG
- a CDS encoding thioesterase family protein yields the protein MHMLFRTVWHILFVGPRGRRLGFSDMSRSRFRVWPTDLDLLRHMNNGKYLSIMDIARFDLIQRNGVMSLFKSEGWYPVVVGQTISYRKSLNPWQRFWIESRILGFDEQAVFMEQRFVRPDAHRRPEIYARAVVRARILRRSGGVVPVAEIIEKSGVDPASFSVPQEILEWGRTTRLPSTRDDATSTW from the coding sequence ATGCACATGCTCTTTCGGACCGTCTGGCACATACTCTTCGTGGGACCCCGCGGTCGCAGGCTTGGGTTCTCGGACATGTCGCGATCTCGCTTTCGGGTGTGGCCGACCGACCTTGATCTGCTCCGCCACATGAATAACGGCAAGTACCTGTCGATCATGGATATCGCGCGCTTTGACCTGATCCAGCGCAACGGAGTGATGTCGCTGTTCAAGAGTGAGGGCTGGTACCCGGTCGTCGTCGGGCAGACGATTTCGTACCGCAAGTCGCTCAATCCGTGGCAGCGGTTCTGGATCGAGTCACGGATCCTCGGTTTTGACGAGCAGGCGGTGTTCATGGAACAGCGTTTCGTGCGCCCCGATGCACATCGACGGCCGGAGATCTATGCGCGGGCGGTTGTCCGTGCCAGGATCCTTCGCCGCAGCGGTGGTGTGGTGCCGGTGGCGGAGATCATCGAAAAATCCGGCGTGGATCCCGCGAGCTTTTCTGTCCCCCAGGAGATCCTTGAGTGGGGGCGCACAACCAGGCTCCCCTCGACGCGGGATGACGCGACAAGCACCTGGTAG
- a CDS encoding addiction module protein, with amino-acid sequence MTPDTATLIRDGLALDADQRAVVAHALLASLRDADETSEADGLWRAEATRRLAEVRAGTVELMDADKHYTQLRSSLTA; translated from the coding sequence ATGACACCAGACACCGCGACTCTGATCCGAGACGGCCTCGCGCTCGACGCTGATCAGCGCGCGGTCGTCGCTCACGCCCTGCTCGCAAGCCTCCGTGACGCAGACGAAACGAGTGAGGCCGATGGGCTCTGGCGCGCTGAAGCCACACGGCGACTTGCCGAGGTGCGCGCCGGCACCGTCGAGTTGATGGATGCTGACAAGCACTACACCCAATTGCGCTCATCCCTCACCGCATGA
- a CDS encoding YrhA family protein, translating into MNWNDCLNRLNEVNEKYGHSAPPPAKKVYDFLSFARSRYGLFIPVEFAEFWKLQNGLEFDGNVFYHVDESSNEDIDPSDVSTNNSIIATNAIWRENEGNPRYTFLGDGNIDWYVYDTESGRYLVLDKSSAEIMETFDNFEEFFTTVLTQMVEQI; encoded by the coding sequence ATGAATTGGAATGATTGCCTTAACAGACTCAATGAAGTCAACGAAAAGTATGGTCACAGCGCTCCGCCCCCGGCGAAGAAAGTCTACGACTTCCTGTCGTTCGCGAGATCTCGATATGGCCTCTTCATTCCAGTTGAGTTTGCGGAGTTTTGGAAGCTCCAGAACGGCTTGGAATTTGATGGGAACGTCTTCTATCACGTAGACGAGAGTTCGAATGAGGATATTGATCCCTCGGACGTTTCGACCAACAACTCGATTATTGCCACCAATGCTATTTGGCGCGAAAACGAAGGCAACCCTCGGTACACGTTCCTCGGAGACGGCAATATTGATTGGTACGTTTATGACACTGAGAGTGGTAGGTACCTGGTATTGGACAAGTCTTCCGCTGAGATTATGGAGACTTTTGATAACTTTGAAGAGTTCTTCACAACAGTTTTGACTCAAATGGTAGAACAAATCTAA
- a CDS encoding PoNe immunity protein domain-containing protein, whose protein sequence is MDRIDLRDLSRIYFDVLKLSYSLGAAPEDLREYLDPAVDLYVEYQREDGRMKSASKGQIYSWQELPTRQINAAQLLSVVVVIGTPEQRARIGEVLEVRGPEPVLEFLAGLRDDSIDGAEAGDYPPRPYGRLLKVIQAAPEKRPKLMADFVKHWYNGCRKAQWWGDHLSGPRRGKPVVYSGYWCFEAAAVTQLLGIDDSLYRDNEYYPRDIFIKRD, encoded by the coding sequence GTGGATCGGATTGATTTGCGGGATCTCTCGCGAATCTATTTTGATGTGCTGAAGCTGTCGTATTCCTTGGGCGCCGCGCCTGAAGATCTTCGCGAGTATCTGGATCCTGCGGTTGACTTGTACGTGGAATATCAACGCGAGGACGGACGTATGAAGTCGGCGTCGAAGGGGCAGATTTACTCCTGGCAGGAATTGCCGACTCGTCAAATTAATGCAGCCCAGCTGTTGAGTGTCGTGGTTGTGATCGGCACTCCTGAGCAGCGTGCCCGGATTGGCGAGGTGCTTGAGGTGAGGGGGCCTGAACCTGTGCTTGAGTTCTTGGCGGGATTGCGTGATGACTCGATTGACGGAGCTGAAGCGGGGGACTACCCCCCGAGGCCGTATGGGCGTCTATTGAAGGTGATTCAAGCTGCACCTGAGAAACGGCCGAAGTTAATGGCTGATTTTGTGAAGCATTGGTACAACGGATGCCGGAAAGCTCAGTGGTGGGGAGACCATCTGAGTGGTCCGAGGCGTGGCAAACCAGTTGTGTATTCGGGCTATTGGTGTTTTGAGGCTGCGGCTGTGACGCAGTTGCTGGGGATCGATGATTCGCTGTACCGGGATAACGAGTATTATCCGCGAGACATCTTTATTAAGCGCGATTAG